A single Pan troglodytes isolate AG18354 chromosome X, NHGRI_mPanTro3-v2.0_pri, whole genome shotgun sequence DNA region contains:
- the ZCCHC18 gene encoding LOW QUALITY PROTEIN: zinc finger CCHC domain-containing protein 18 (The sequence of the model RefSeq protein was modified relative to this genomic sequence to represent the inferred CDS: deleted 2 bases in 2 codons) yields MASITACVGNSRQQNAPLPPWAHSMLRSLGRSLCPLVVKMAERNMKLFSGRVVPAQGKETFENWLIQVNGVLPDWSMSEEEKLKRLMKTLRGPAREVMRLLQAANPNLSVADFLRAMKLVFGESESSVTAHGKFFNTLQAQGEKASLYVIRLEVQLQNAIQAGILAEKDANQTRLQQLLLGAELNRDLRFRLKHLLRMYANKQERLPNFLELIKMIREEEDWDDAFIKRKLPKRSEPIMERAASPVAFQGAQPIAISSADVNCNVIEIDDTLDDSDEDVILVVSLYPSLTPTGAPPFRGRARPLDQVLFIDSPNNSGAQSLSTSGGSGYKNDGPGNIRRARKRKYTTRYSYCGEEGHSKETCDNESNKAQLFENLIITLQELTHTEERSKEVPGEHSDASEPQ; encoded by the exons ATGGCTAGCATCACTGCGTGTGTGGGTAACAGCAGGCAGCAGAATGCACCTTTGCCGCCTTGGGCCCATTCCATGTTGAGGTCTCTGGGGAGGAGTCTCTGTCCTTTAGTGGTCAAAATGGCAGAGAGAAACATGAAGTTGTTCTCAGGAAGAGTGGTGCCAGCCCAGGGGAAAGAAACCTTTGAAAACTGGCTGATCCAAGTCAATGGGGTCCTGCCAGATTGGAGTATGTCTGAGGAGGAAAAACTCAAGCGCTTGATGAAAACACTTAGGGGCCCTGCCCGGGAGGTCATGCGTTTGCTTCAGGCGGCCAACCCCAACCTAAGTGTAGCAGATTTCTTGCGGGCAATGAAATTGGTGTTTGGGGAGTCTGAAAGCAGTGTGACTGCCCATGGTAAA TTTTTTAACACCCTGCAGGCACAAGGGGAGAAAGCCTCCCTTTATGTGATCCGTTTAGAGGTGCAGCTCCAGAATGCTATTCAGGCAGGCATCCTAGCTGAGAAAGATGCAAACCAGACTCGCTTGCAACAGCTTCTTTTAGGCGCTGAGCTGAATAGGGACCTGCGCTTCAGGCTTAAGCATCTTCTCAGGATGTATGCAAATAAGCAGGAGCGGCTTCCCAATTTCCTGGAGTTAATCAAGATGATAAGGGAGGAAGAGGATTGGGATGATGCTTTTATTAAACGGAAGCTGCCGAAAAGGTCTGAGCCAATAATGGAGAGGGCAGCCAGCCCTGTGGCATTTCAGGGCGCCCAGCCAATAGCAATCAGCAGTGCTGAC GTTAACTGCAACGTGATAGAAATAGATGATACCCTTGATGACTCTGATGAGGATGTGATCCTGGTGGTGTCTCTGTACCCTTCACTGACACCTACAGGTGCCCCTCCCTTCAGAGGAAGAGCCAGACCTCTGGATCAAGTGCTGTTTATTGATTCCCCCAACAATTCTGGGGCTCAGTCTCTTTCTACCAGTGGTGGTTCTGGGTATAAGAATGATGGTCCTGGGAATATTCGTAGAGCCAGGAAGCGAAAATACACAACCCGCTATTCATATTGTGGGGAGGAGGGCCACTCAAAAGAAACCTGTGACAATGAGAGCAACAAGGCCCAGCTTTTTGAGAATCTGATCATCACCCTGCAGGAGCTGACACATACAGAGGAGAGGTCAAAAGAGGTCCCTGGAGAACACAGTGATGCTTCTGAGCCACAGTAA